In the Victivallis sp. Marseille-Q1083 genome, one interval contains:
- a CDS encoding sugar O-acetyltransferase, whose protein sequence is MMKVQVPVNCLFQGCYNPEFEAEISKCKDKCYSYNQLNPNDRETQRQMLAGILGKMGENVIFTPPFWCDYGYNIFVGDYFYSNHNLIITDGAKVSFGDNVFIAPNCCFTTAEHAIDPEQRRMGLEIAKPIAVGNNVWIGAGTTVLAGVTIGDNSVIGAGSVVSRSIPANVVAVGVPCRVMRKITEEDKYRYPVYRGA, encoded by the coding sequence ATGATGAAAGTCCAAGTTCCTGTAAATTGTTTGTTCCAGGGGTGCTATAATCCTGAATTCGAAGCGGAAATCAGTAAATGCAAAGATAAATGCTACAGCTATAATCAACTGAATCCCAACGATCGGGAAACTCAACGCCAGATGCTTGCCGGAATATTGGGTAAAATGGGAGAAAACGTCATCTTCACTCCGCCGTTCTGGTGCGATTACGGATATAACATTTTTGTAGGCGATTATTTTTATTCAAACCACAATCTGATCATCACGGACGGGGCAAAAGTATCATTCGGAGACAATGTTTTCATTGCCCCGAACTGTTGCTTTACGACCGCTGAACACGCCATTGATCCGGAACAGCGCAGGATGGGCCTGGAAATCGCCAAACCGATTGCCGTCGGCAATAATGTCTGGATTGGAGCCGGAACAACTGTTCTTGCCGGCGTAACGATTGGAGACAATTCCGTAATCGGAGCGGGAAGCGTGGTTTCCAGATCCATCCCGGCCAATGTCGTTGCCGTTGGCGTTCCTTGCAGAGTGATGAGAAAAATCACGGAAGAGGACAAATACCGTTATCCTGTATATCGCGGAGCTTGA
- a CDS encoding basic amino acid/polyamine antiporter, protein MSQEKDQNKDKTSTTAKLGFFALVTVVVSSMLGGGVYSLPQNTAQSSAAGPVIIAWLIVGFGVFFIANSFRILSDIRPDLKTGVYMYAREGFGKFVGFITAWGYWLMTIFGNVAFAVILMDALDYFFPGVFTGGNNLNSIIGGSILIWFYYILVLAGVKRASLVNLIGTFSNMLPIFLFIIILIFSFKFALFDANFWGNSAKIASQDLGSVAAQIKAPMLVALWCFIGVEGAVVLSGRAKNPTDVGKATTVGFLIALCLYMLLSILPFGVTTQHTLEGIANPSTAGVLAIVVGKWGEWLMNIGLIISVLTSWIAWTLLCAEIPMAAGQNGTFPKVFSKINKNGTAGVGLLVSTIIMQIAMLVVYFANNAWQAMYSVSSLVMLPAYLTTTLFLFKLCRTEQYRQYAAKGIILATISGIIGFLFCLFMFYAGGLNYVAMVPVLLTVGVPLFFWARKEQIARGDNTPIFLTSEKWYLAILLALDVLAISLVASGTITL, encoded by the coding sequence ATGTCACAAGAAAAAGATCAGAACAAAGACAAAACAAGTACCACGGCAAAACTTGGTTTTTTTGCCCTGGTCACTGTTGTTGTCAGTTCAATGCTGGGAGGCGGCGTTTATAGCCTGCCTCAAAACACGGCGCAATCATCCGCGGCCGGCCCTGTCATCATTGCGTGGCTGATCGTCGGTTTCGGCGTGTTCTTCATCGCGAATTCCTTTCGAATCCTGTCGGACATCAGACCCGATCTGAAAACCGGCGTCTATATGTATGCCAGAGAAGGCTTTGGTAAATTTGTCGGTTTTATCACCGCCTGGGGATATTGGCTGATGACCATCTTCGGCAACGTGGCTTTTGCCGTTATTTTGATGGATGCCCTGGATTATTTTTTCCCCGGTGTTTTTACCGGCGGGAATAATTTAAATTCCATCATTGGCGGATCAATTCTGATTTGGTTCTACTATATATTGGTTTTAGCCGGAGTGAAGCGGGCCAGCCTGGTGAATTTGATTGGAACATTCAGTAACATGTTACCGATTTTCTTGTTCATCATCATTCTGATATTTTCATTCAAGTTTGCTCTCTTCGATGCGAACTTCTGGGGAAATTCAGCCAAAATCGCTTCTCAGGATTTAGGCTCGGTCGCCGCGCAGATCAAAGCTCCGATGCTGGTCGCCTTATGGTGCTTCATTGGGGTGGAAGGCGCCGTCGTGTTGTCGGGCCGAGCCAAAAATCCGACCGATGTGGGCAAAGCTACGACCGTCGGGTTCCTGATTGCTCTCTGCCTTTATATGTTGCTGTCCATTTTGCCGTTCGGAGTAACCACCCAGCACACGCTGGAAGGCATTGCGAATCCGTCAACCGCCGGTGTATTGGCCATTGTTGTTGGAAAATGGGGAGAATGGCTGATGAACATCGGACTGATCATTTCCGTTCTGACAAGCTGGATTGCATGGACATTGCTCTGCGCGGAAATCCCCATGGCCGCGGGCCAGAATGGGACTTTCCCGAAGGTATTCAGCAAAATCAACAAAAATGGCACGGCCGGAGTCGGCCTGCTGGTGAGTACAATTATCATGCAAATTGCGATGTTGGTCGTCTATTTCGCCAACAATGCGTGGCAGGCAATGTACAGCGTGAGCTCACTGGTTATGCTGCCGGCTTATTTGACCACGACCCTGTTCCTGTTCAAGCTCTGCCGGACGGAACAATATCGCCAATATGCCGCCAAAGGAATCATTCTGGCGACCATCAGCGGGATCATCGGCTTTTTATTCTGCCTGTTCATGTTTTACGCAGGAGGGCTCAATTATGTCGCAATGGTTCCAGTACTCCTGACTGTCGGCGTGCCTTTGTTTTTCTGGGCGCGCAAAGAGCAAATTGCCCGGGGCGACAATACGCCGATATTTTTAACCTCCGAAAAATGGTATTTGGCAATTCTGCTTGCCTTGGACGTACTTGCCATCAGCCTGGTGGCCTCCGGGACAATTACCCTGTAA
- a CDS encoding Orn/Lys/Arg decarboxylase N-terminal domain-containing protein, producing the protein MKINKNILFVANSANWADEHPAVVALENLGKALTDLNLDVHYAWSLENGITLLGESPKYSAVGIYLDAENSHTEKEALQLIQEIRAVSETLPIFALTREDLISTLPLDLIREIKEYIYLFSETPEFTANRIFTAIFQYNKHLLPPYFKTLKDFTQDGDYYWDCPGHMGGMAYLKHPIGVEFFNFFGENMFRADIGVATSEMGDYLIHAGPSKKSEEIAAEIFGADWTFYTVAGSSGSNRIVAQGAVGANEITVVDRNCHKSLNHGLTLCGARPVYMKPTRNGYGLIGPIPAKRMSKAHIKNLIKNSRITQNAVSQEPSYAVVTNCTYDGFCYNASKVVDTLKDSVPRIHFDEAWYAYAKFHPIYAERFAMGVSDKIKNMPTIFAVQSTHKMLPALSMASMIHVKKSDRAPLDFDDFNDSFMMHGTTSPYYPIIASIDVAVSMMKGNSGRYLVQESIEDAIAFRKAVVSIKRKIQEKTPGDWFFDVLQPTEVEDPGTGKKYSFEEAPVSLLSREPSCWALDPDAKWHGFAREDIADTDCMLDPVKVTVTCPGITPDGKYQKMGIPGYIMTKFLDDRRTEIARTGDYTLLILFSVGTTKGKWGTLIESLLEFKRLYDNGTPVADAIPSLAEVSPKYAQMTLKELCQSMHDMMSKLGLIDLLDKAANADPESVLSPAEAYQKVVRYKVEHVKLKEYPSRIAASMLVPYPPGIPMLMPGERISEKDKGIIGYLEALQEFDKNFPGFEHEIQGVNVDENGDFWVRVIIEDAKKLPASKKTSFKPRKVSSAIKKGRM; encoded by the coding sequence ATGAAAATCAATAAAAACATTCTGTTTGTCGCGAACTCTGCCAATTGGGCAGACGAGCATCCGGCTGTCGTAGCACTTGAAAACCTGGGAAAAGCGTTGACGGATCTGAACCTCGATGTGCACTATGCCTGGTCGCTGGAAAACGGAATCACGCTTTTGGGCGAAAGCCCCAAATACAGTGCCGTCGGAATCTATTTGGATGCCGAAAACAGCCATACGGAAAAAGAGGCTTTGCAGCTTATCCAGGAAATTCGCGCGGTATCCGAAACATTGCCGATTTTTGCATTGACCAGAGAAGATCTTATTTCCACATTGCCGCTCGATTTAATCCGTGAAATTAAAGAGTACATTTATCTCTTTTCCGAAACCCCTGAGTTTACCGCCAATCGAATTTTCACCGCTATTTTCCAATATAACAAACACCTCTTGCCGCCTTACTTCAAAACCTTGAAGGATTTTACCCAGGATGGCGACTATTACTGGGATTGTCCGGGACATATGGGAGGGATGGCCTATTTGAAACATCCCATCGGCGTGGAGTTTTTTAACTTCTTCGGCGAAAATATGTTCCGTGCCGACATCGGCGTGGCGACATCGGAAATGGGCGATTATCTGATCCACGCCGGCCCATCCAAGAAATCCGAGGAAATTGCCGCTGAAATATTCGGAGCGGATTGGACGTTTTATACCGTCGCCGGTTCATCGGGTTCCAACCGAATCGTTGCGCAGGGGGCCGTCGGAGCCAATGAGATAACCGTGGTTGACAGAAACTGTCATAAATCGTTGAATCATGGTTTGACCCTTTGCGGGGCGCGTCCCGTTTATATGAAGCCGACCAGAAACGGTTACGGCTTGATCGGCCCCATTCCGGCCAAACGCATGTCGAAAGCGCATATTAAAAATTTAATTAAAAACAGCCGGATCACCCAAAACGCCGTATCGCAAGAGCCCAGCTATGCGGTGGTAACCAATTGCACCTATGATGGTTTCTGCTACAATGCCAGTAAAGTTGTCGATACCCTGAAAGACAGTGTTCCGCGCATACATTTCGATGAGGCATGGTATGCATACGCAAAATTTCATCCGATTTATGCGGAAAGATTCGCCATGGGCGTCAGCGATAAAATCAAGAATATGCCGACCATTTTTGCAGTCCAGTCCACGCATAAAATGCTTCCGGCCCTTTCGATGGCCTCAATGATTCACGTCAAAAAAAGCGATCGCGCCCCTCTTGATTTTGACGATTTCAATGACTCCTTCATGATGCACGGGACGACTTCTCCGTATTATCCCATCATCGCGTCAATTGATGTCGCCGTATCGATGATGAAGGGCAATTCCGGACGTTATCTCGTGCAGGAATCCATCGAAGACGCCATCGCTTTCCGCAAAGCGGTCGTCAGTATCAAACGCAAAATTCAGGAAAAAACCCCCGGCGACTGGTTCTTCGACGTGCTGCAGCCGACCGAAGTCGAAGATCCCGGAACGGGCAAAAAATATTCCTTTGAAGAGGCCCCGGTCTCGCTGCTGAGCCGCGAACCTTCCTGCTGGGCGCTGGATCCCGATGCGAAGTGGCATGGATTTGCCAGGGAGGACATCGCCGATACGGACTGCATGCTTGATCCGGTCAAGGTTACCGTCACCTGCCCCGGTATCACCCCGGACGGCAAATATCAGAAAATGGGCATTCCCGGCTATATTATGACCAAATTTCTGGATGACAGAAGAACGGAAATTGCCAGAACCGGGGATTACACCTTGCTGATTTTGTTCTCGGTCGGTACGACCAAAGGCAAATGGGGTACTTTGATCGAAAGTTTGCTTGAGTTCAAACGTCTCTATGACAATGGGACGCCGGTTGCAGACGCGATACCGTCCCTGGCTGAAGTTTCGCCCAAATACGCGCAGATGACTTTGAAAGAGTTGTGCCAATCCATGCATGATATGATGAGCAAACTTGGACTCATCGATCTTTTGGATAAAGCCGCCAATGCTGACCCGGAGTCGGTTCTTTCACCGGCGGAAGCCTATCAGAAGGTGGTGCGGTACAAGGTGGAACACGTCAAACTCAAAGAGTACCCATCCAGAATTGCCGCCAGCATGCTGGTGCCTTATCCGCCCGGCATTCCGATGCTGATGCCCGGAGAAAGAATATCCGAGAAGGACAAAGGAATTATCGGATATCTTGAAGCACTGCAGGAATTTGATAAAAACTTCCCGGGCTTTGAGCATGAAATCCAGGGGGTAAACGTGGATGAAAATGGAGATTTCTGGGTAAGGGTAATTATCGAGGACGCGAAAAAGCTTCCGGCGTCAAAGAAAACCTCCTTCAAGCCGCGTAAGGTATCCAGCGCCATTAAAAAGGGCCGGATGTAA
- a CDS encoding flavodoxin family protein: MFWDGFLDKAGQFDGFVFGSPVHFVAISGTMKSFMDRAFFSPLHDNPFQGKIAATVVSARRSGTTSALDQLNKYPVHRGMPLASCQYWPKTMPPSDHSAGTMDGSSSRTFGLQRSAPCPARSS, from the coding sequence ATGTTCTGGGATGGATTTCTGGATAAGGCCGGACAATTCGACGGTTTCGTCTTCGGTTCTCCAGTGCATTTCGTCGCAATATCCGGCACGATGAAATCCTTTATGGACAGGGCGTTTTTCAGTCCCCTCCACGACAATCCGTTTCAGGGGAAAATCGCGGCAACTGTCGTCAGCGCCCGGCGTTCTGGAACCACGTCCGCATTGGATCAGTTGAACAAGTATCCGGTTCACCGCGGCATGCCGCTGGCATCCTGTCAATACTGGCCGAAAACAATGCCGCCAAGTGATCACTCCGCCGGAACGATGGACGGTTCTTCCAGCAGAACTTTCGGATTGCAGCGGTCCGCGCCGTGCCCGGCGAGAAGCTCTTGA
- a CDS encoding MerR family transcriptional regulator, producing MKKPSPFEGLSDRTPKYTVKEVADKLGMTTYTVRYYDNAGLIPGVDRTGGNIRMFSDHNLAWLQLIHCLRMTGLPIDEVRHYIKMCLKGESTIPERAELIFKQEKVLREQLKMLKKQMDILAYKKQHYQELLAGHGADRCNPKVLLEEPSIVPAE from the coding sequence GTGAAAAAGCCGTCACCCTTTGAAGGTCTCTCCGACCGCACCCCGAAATACACGGTGAAAGAGGTCGCCGACAAGCTCGGAATGACCACCTACACGGTCCGCTATTACGACAATGCTGGCCTGATTCCCGGCGTCGACCGTACCGGCGGCAACATCCGGATGTTCTCCGACCACAATCTGGCGTGGCTCCAGCTCATTCATTGCCTGCGGATGACCGGGCTGCCCATCGATGAAGTCCGGCATTACATCAAAATGTGCCTCAAAGGAGAATCCACCATTCCCGAACGCGCCGAACTGATCTTCAAACAGGAGAAAGTCCTGCGGGAACAACTCAAGATGCTGAAAAAGCAAATGGACATTCTCGCGTATAAGAAGCAGCACTATCAAGAGCTTCTCGCCGGGCACGGCGCGGACCGCTGCAATCCGAAAGTTCTGCTGGAAGAACCGTCCATCGTTCCGGCGGAGTGA
- a CDS encoding aldo/keto reductase: protein MNRREFQKSTLTVTALGSGAHLAGAAENPGNMDRKTGETGPQVTRRPYKNTGMTLPLLGFGLMRLPQKDGKVDYPTAEAMVERAMKAGCNYFDTAYMYHDGESEKLAGEVLAKYPRDSYCLVSKMPIIMMNSEADNTRIFNEQLARTRAGYFDFYFLHWLNEAHWEKAQRIKTLEFMKQMQSEGKIRRLGFSFHGEPETLKKIAEAHPWDLVQIQLNYLDWELCRSGEQYEILTRLGIPVSIMEPLKGGTLVNLTPEAKKVFGDADPNASTASWGLRYAASLPNVQVVLSGMSAPDQMEDNLKTFTPFRPLTDAERQTIAEALAAYRKSGAVPCTACKYCSPCPVRVDIPRNLALHNQVKGGLALFHAKLVYDAMPEEQRASSCVRCGACKKKCPQQIDIPAFMTEIAEEFK from the coding sequence ATGAACAGGCGTGAATTTCAGAAAAGCACCCTGACCGTAACCGCGCTCGGTTCGGGCGCACACCTCGCCGGAGCCGCGGAAAACCCCGGCAACATGGACAGGAAAACCGGCGAAACCGGACCGCAGGTGACGCGGCGTCCCTACAAAAATACCGGCATGACTTTGCCGTTGCTGGGTTTCGGGCTGATGCGACTGCCGCAGAAGGACGGCAAAGTCGATTACCCGACCGCCGAAGCGATGGTTGAAAGAGCGATGAAAGCCGGCTGCAACTACTTCGACACCGCCTACATGTATCACGACGGCGAGAGCGAGAAACTCGCCGGGGAGGTTCTCGCGAAGTATCCGCGCGACAGCTACTGTCTGGTCAGCAAGATGCCGATCATCATGATGAATTCCGAAGCGGACAACACCCGGATCTTCAATGAACAGCTCGCCCGCACCAGGGCCGGGTACTTCGACTTCTATTTCCTCCACTGGCTGAATGAGGCGCATTGGGAGAAAGCGCAGCGGATTAAAACACTCGAATTCATGAAGCAAATGCAATCCGAAGGCAAAATCCGCCGCCTCGGCTTCTCCTTCCACGGCGAGCCGGAAACGTTGAAAAAAATCGCGGAGGCGCATCCGTGGGATTTGGTGCAGATTCAACTGAACTATCTGGACTGGGAGCTTTGCCGCTCCGGGGAACAGTATGAAATTCTGACCCGGCTCGGCATTCCGGTCTCCATCATGGAGCCGCTGAAGGGCGGAACGCTGGTCAACCTGACGCCGGAAGCGAAAAAGGTCTTTGGAGATGCCGATCCGAATGCCAGCACCGCCTCGTGGGGGTTGCGCTATGCGGCGAGCCTGCCGAACGTGCAGGTCGTGCTTTCCGGCATGTCTGCGCCGGACCAGATGGAGGACAACCTCAAGACCTTTACCCCGTTCCGGCCGCTGACCGACGCGGAACGGCAGACCATTGCCGAGGCGCTGGCGGCCTACCGCAAATCGGGCGCGGTTCCCTGCACGGCCTGCAAATACTGCTCGCCATGTCCGGTCAGGGTGGATATCCCGCGCAACCTTGCGTTGCACAATCAGGTCAAGGGCGGGCTCGCGCTCTTCCACGCAAAACTGGTTTACGACGCGATGCCGGAAGAACAGCGCGCCTCGTCCTGCGTCCGCTGCGGCGCGTGCAAAAAGAAATGTCCGCAACAGATCGATATTCCGGCATTCATGACGGAAATCGCGGAGGAGTTCAAATGA
- a CDS encoding aldo/keto reductase, whose product MIYRELGKTGIKVSAVALGCEGFAGKTRPDAQALMDCAVANGVNFIDLYASEPELRSTIGAVLRGRRKGFVIQGHIGSVWKNGQYERTRDVAASRAAFDDLLERLETDYLDVGMIHYCDQLEDFRRIFDGEFIEYVKELKAAGKIRSIGISSHNPAVAKMAVETGLVEVLMFSVNPCYDLQPPDEDVEKLWADEVYEQSFHNFNSEREALYELCERRGVGIDVMKAFAGGDLLKADQSMFDRAMTPVQALNYALTRPAVAAVMAGCRTIPELEAVLAWCTATEAEKDYSTVLAGLEKCSWSGHCMYCGHCAPCPKHISVADVNKYLNLALAQGEIPETVREHYRLLPHHASECIQCGACEKRCPFHVPIREKMKQAAGLFGI is encoded by the coding sequence ATGATTTACCGTGAACTCGGGAAAACCGGAATCAAGGTGAGCGCCGTCGCGCTCGGCTGCGAGGGCTTCGCCGGAAAAACGCGCCCGGACGCGCAGGCGCTGATGGATTGCGCCGTCGCCAACGGCGTCAACTTCATCGACCTCTACGCTTCCGAGCCGGAACTGCGTTCGACCATCGGTGCGGTTCTGCGCGGGCGGCGGAAAGGGTTTGTGATTCAGGGACATATCGGTTCCGTCTGGAAAAACGGCCAGTATGAACGGACGCGCGATGTAGCGGCGTCCCGGGCCGCTTTCGACGACCTGCTCGAACGTCTTGAAACCGATTATCTCGATGTCGGCATGATCCATTACTGTGACCAACTCGAAGACTTCCGCCGCATTTTCGACGGAGAATTCATTGAATACGTCAAAGAGTTGAAAGCGGCCGGGAAAATCCGTTCCATCGGAATCTCCAGCCACAATCCGGCCGTCGCCAAAATGGCGGTCGAAACCGGCCTGGTGGAAGTCCTGATGTTCTCCGTCAATCCCTGCTACGATCTGCAGCCGCCGGATGAGGACGTGGAAAAGCTGTGGGCGGACGAAGTCTACGAACAAAGCTTCCACAATTTCAATTCCGAGCGGGAAGCGCTGTATGAACTCTGCGAACGGCGCGGTGTCGGCATCGATGTGATGAAAGCCTTTGCCGGCGGCGATCTCCTGAAAGCCGACCAGTCGATGTTCGACAGGGCGATGACGCCGGTTCAGGCGTTGAATTATGCGTTGACCCGTCCGGCGGTCGCCGCGGTGATGGCCGGCTGCCGGACGATTCCGGAACTGGAGGCGGTGCTGGCATGGTGTACCGCAACCGAGGCCGAGAAGGATTATTCGACGGTGCTGGCCGGGCTGGAAAAGTGTTCCTGGTCGGGACACTGCATGTACTGCGGCCATTGCGCCCCGTGTCCGAAACACATCAGCGTGGCGGACGTGAACAAGTATTTGAATCTGGCCTTGGCGCAGGGCGAAATCCCGGAGACTGTCCGGGAACACTACCGGCTTCTGCCGCATCACGCATCGGAGTGCATTCAGTGCGGCGCATGCGAAAAACGCTGTCCGTTTCACGTCCCGATCCGGGAAAAGATGAAGCAGGCGGCGGGCCTGTTCGGGATATAG
- a CDS encoding transposase: MTKCSISNSVFQGPKSRKIEFNFAGGDISSDGGLLFVKEFDRKPGLTRRACWILLIFDSPEKLNIPI; the protein is encoded by the coding sequence ATGACAAAATGTAGTATTTCCAATTCGGTCTTTCAAGGTCCGAAAAGCAGAAAAATTGAATTCAATTTCGCCGGTGGAGATATCAGCAGTGACGGCGGGTTGCTTTTTGTTAAAGAATTCGACCGCAAACCCGGTTTGACCCGGCGCGCCTGCTGGATTCTTTTGATATTCGACAGCCCGGAAAAGTTGAACATTCCTATCTGA
- a CDS encoding metallophosphoesterase: MNRTIVGLVSLFCLVSVGATLRAGTDQGAFEFVFMSDLHFHIAGLPEEALQGSAARLLQDGPGEFIITGGDYDNFPNTEKAMEQYLLQPLRERGIAYPWFAAVGNHDPEWTANNWKENNDGSGRNIKDIIARNRKMEAVITPGPGAERSSLEEYKPDGAQWTTFSFDYSNCHLVILDFYSARDFENRTLGQADPALVDWLEADLAATKQPLIFVFGHEPALAFDGVAQPGADPAPIDPADRMDGERERFWQVLQSDERVVAYVCGHTHCYGLIRDGALWQLCTAQEWIGLKMFVKFFVAGDSVTARVYQWSDSGYTTQDHKLR; this comes from the coding sequence ATGAATCGGACCATTGTCGGGCTGGTGTCCCTGTTCTGTCTGGTTTCGGTCGGAGCGACGCTTCGAGCCGGAACGGACCAAGGGGCTTTCGAGTTTGTTTTCATGAGCGATCTGCATTTTCACATCGCCGGTTTGCCGGAGGAAGCGTTGCAGGGTTCGGCGGCGCGGCTGCTGCAGGACGGACCCGGTGAATTCATCATCACCGGCGGTGATTACGACAATTTTCCCAACACCGAAAAGGCGATGGAGCAGTATCTGCTGCAGCCGTTGCGGGAACGCGGAATCGCTTATCCCTGGTTCGCCGCGGTGGGCAACCATGATCCGGAGTGGACAGCGAACAACTGGAAAGAAAACAACGACGGCTCCGGCCGCAACATCAAGGACATCATTGCCCGCAACCGGAAGATGGAGGCGGTGATCACGCCCGGCCCGGGAGCGGAGCGGTCCAGTCTGGAGGAGTACAAGCCGGACGGTGCCCAATGGACTACGTTCTCCTTCGACTACAGCAATTGTCATTTGGTGATTCTGGACTTCTACAGCGCGCGGGATTTCGAAAACCGCACCCTGGGACAGGCGGATCCCGCTCTGGTCGACTGGCTTGAGGCCGATCTGGCGGCGACAAAGCAACCGCTGATTTTCGTTTTCGGCCATGAACCGGCGCTGGCGTTCGACGGCGTGGCACAACCCGGCGCCGATCCGGCACCGATCGATCCGGCGGACCGCATGGATGGCGAGCGGGAACGCTTCTGGCAAGTTCTGCAGTCGGATGAACGGGTGGTCGCCTATGTCTGCGGCCACACCCACTGCTACGGACTGATCAGGGACGGCGCTCTGTGGCAACTGTGCACGGCGCAGGAGTGGATCGGCTTGAAGATGTTCGTGAAGTTCTTCGTCGCAGGCGATTCGGTCACTGCCCGGGTGTATCAGTGGAGCGATTCGGGTTATACGACGCAGGATCACAAACTGCGGTGA